TAACGCGGGCATGAACCTCCTCCTCACCAACGCCCGCGTTTATACGGTCAACCCGCGCCAGCCGCGCGCCTCGGCCATCGCCATCGCCGGCAACCGCATCCTCGCCGTCGGCAGCGATGAAGACATCGAGGCCATCCGGCTACCGGATATGCAGCGGCTGAACATGCACGGCGCGTTCGTGCTGCCCGGGCTGATTGACGCGCACTTGCACCTGGAACACACCGGCTTCGCTATGCAGCGCGTGAATGTGGACGAGGTGCCGAGTGTTGAGGAGGCCGTGCGCCGCGTGCGCGACCGCGCAGCACGGACACCCCCCGGCGAGTGGATCGAGGGCTGGGGCTGGCAGCAGGCCATCTGGGGCGGCCGGTTCCCGACATCGGCACAGCTCGACGCGGCGACGCAAGCGCACCCGGTCGCGTTGCGCGCCAAGAGCGGGCACGCGTTGTGGGCCAACTCGCTGGCGCTGCGCATCGCCGGCGTCACGCGCGAGACGCCCGATCCGGCCGGCGGTGAGATCGTGCGTGATGCACAAGGTGAACCGACCGGCGTGCTGCTCGAAAGCGCGATGGCGTTGGTTGCGCGAGTGATCCCCCCGCCCACGCCCCAGCAGGAGGAAGAAGCAACACTGTTGGCCATGCGCGCCATGAACGCGGCTGGCCTGACGGGCGTGCACTGCATGGATGGTGCGGGCGGCATCGGCACGTTCAACACCTACCAGCGCCTGCGCGAACAGGGGCGCAGCACGCTACGCATCTGCAAGCAGTTGCCGGTCGAGGACCTAGACGCGATCATCGGCGCCGGCCTGCGCAGCGGCTTCGGCGACGCCTGGCTGCGCATCGGTGGGATCAAAATCTTCGCTGATGGCGCGCTCGGCCCGCGAACCGCTTGGATGATCGCGCCTTATGAGGGCGAGCCGGGCAACTACGGGATTGCTTTGTATGACTCGGAGCAGCTCGTCGAGTTGGTAACGAAAGCACATGCGCACGGCTTGTCGGCCACCACGCACGCCATCGGCGACCGCGCCAATCGCGCCGTCCTGGATGCCTATGCGCGGGTGACGCAGGATGATCGTCCTCCGTCCCCCATCCGCCGTCCGTTGCGCGACCGCATCGAACACGCCCAGGTGCTCCACCCCGACGACGTCGCGCGCTTCGGCCGGCTCGGCGTGATCGCCTCGGTGCAGCCGATTCACGCCACGCAGGACATGTTCATGGTGGATCGCTACTGGGGACGGCGCGGGCGCTATGCCTACGCCTTCCGCGACTTGCTGAACGGCGGCGCACGGCTGGCGCTGGGCAGCGATTCGCCGGTGGAGACGTTCGATCCGCTGGTCGGCATCCACGCCGCTGTGACGCGTCGGCGCCGTGACGGCACGCCCGAAGGCGGCTGGTATCCCGATCAGCGTCTGACGATCGAAGAGGCGATCTACGGCTATACGATGGGCGCGGCCTACGCCGGCTATAGTGAGCACGAGCTTGGCTCGATCGAGCCGGGCAAGCTGGCCGATTTGACCGTGT
The window above is part of the Candidatus Roseilinea sp. genome. Proteins encoded here:
- a CDS encoding amidohydrolase — protein: MNLLLTNARVYTVNPRQPRASAIAIAGNRILAVGSDEDIEAIRLPDMQRLNMHGAFVLPGLIDAHLHLEHTGFAMQRVNVDEVPSVEEAVRRVRDRAARTPPGEWIEGWGWQQAIWGGRFPTSAQLDAATQAHPVALRAKSGHALWANSLALRIAGVTRETPDPAGGEIVRDAQGEPTGVLLESAMALVARVIPPPTPQQEEEATLLAMRAMNAAGLTGVHCMDGAGGIGTFNTYQRLREQGRSTLRICKQLPVEDLDAIIGAGLRSGFGDAWLRIGGIKIFADGALGPRTAWMIAPYEGEPGNYGIALYDSEQLVELVTKAHAHGLSATTHAIGDRANRAVLDAYARVTQDDRPPSPIRRPLRDRIEHAQVLHPDDVARFGRLGVIASVQPIHATQDMFMVDRYWGRRGRYAYAFRDLLNGGARLALGSDSPVETFDPLVGIHAAVTRRRRDGTPEGGWYPDQRLTIEEAIYGYTMGAAYAGYSEHELGSIEPGKLADLTVLSHDLTAIPPEDILNVKVERVMVDGKFRIGIEGQEK